Below is a window of Janthinobacterium lividum DNA.
TCGCCTCGCGCATCGCCGCGTAACCGTCCAATCCCCCTCCCGCCCGCGCCTGCGCGGGCGCATTGAAATACTGGAGAAATTATGGGCCTGCCCCGCAAACTGAAAAACTTCAACCTGTTCCAGAACGGCGTCTCCTTCATGGGCATGGTGCCCGAAGTCACCTTGCCCAAACTCAGCCGCAAGATGGAGGAATACCGCGCTGGCGGCATGAGCGGCCCCGTGTCCGTGGACTTCGGCAACGAGGCGCTGTCGCTGGAATGGAGCGGCGGCGGCCTGATCGCCGAAGCCCTGAAACAGTACGGCGCGCACACGCACGGCGCCGTGCAACTGCGCTTTGCCGGCGCCTACCAGGAGGATGATGATGGCACGGTCGCCGCCGTCGAGGTCGTCGTGCGTGGCCGTTACAAGGAAATCGATATGGGCGGCGCCAAGATGGGCGACGACACCACCCACAAATACACCATGGCCTGCAGCTATTACAAGCTGCTGATCGACGGCGCCACCATCATCGAACTGGACTTCATGAGCGGCACCGAGAACTTTGGCGGCGGCGACACGAATGCGGCCATCCGCAAGGCCATCGGCCTGTAACCCCTTTTTATTCACCACCACCCTACTAGGACAACACCATGCACAACGATACCCAAAACAGCGCAGTCATCGAACTGGACGAGCCGATCAAACGCGGCGACAGCTTCATCACCTCGCTGACCGTGCGCAAGCCCAAGGCCGGCGCCCTGCGCGGCATTTCCTGATCGAGCTGGCCAACCTGAACGTGTCGGCCCTGCAAATCGTGCTGCCGCGCATCACCGAGCCGACCTTGACCGCGCACGACATCGCCAACATGGACCCGGCCGACCTGCTGGCCGTGGGCGTCGAGGTTGCCAGTTTTTTGGCGAGCAAAGTAGATCGCCTTTCGGTATCCCCGGCGAAGTAGAAGACGCCATGGCCGACATTGCCGGCGTCTTCCACTGGACGCCGGCAGCGATGGACGGCTTTACGATTGATGAACTGATGGCCTGGCGCGAACGCGCCAGGCAACGAAGCGGAGCGGAATAGATGGCTGGTCGGGATTTGAAACTACAGGTTGTATTTGCGGCACTGGACAAGATCACCGGCCCGCTGAAAAAGATCATGGGCGGCTCCAGCGATACGGCCAAGGCGCTAAAAGCGACCAGCGACCGCCTGCGCGACCTCAACGCCCAGCAAAAAAACATCAGCAAATTCCGTGAGCTGCACGGCGGCCTGGACGCCACCCGCACCAAGCTGGAAGCGGCCCAGCAGAAGGTGGCCAGCCTGGCCACCAAGATGAAGCAGGCGGAGGCACCCACGCGCGCCATGACGCGTGAGTTTAACGCCGCCACCAAAGCGGCCGGCGCCTTGAAGACGGCCGGCCAGCAGCAGGCCCAGCAACTGCAGGTCATGCGCGAGCGACTGGCGGGCGCCGGCATCGGCACCAAAGACCTGGCCAACCACGAGCGCACCTTGCGCCGCGAAATCGAGGCCACCAACAAAACCATGACGCTGCAGCAGCAGAAGCTGGCCAATGCGGCCGCCAAGCAGCAGCGCGTCACCAACGCCACCCAACACGCCGACAAGCTGCGCAGCAAGGCGGGCAACATTGCCATGGCGGGCGCTGGCGCGACAGCAGCCGGCGCGGTCATGGCTATGCCCATCGCCAAGGGGCTGCACGAGGCGAAGCACTACCAGCTGGAAAAGGCCCGCGTCAATGCATTGGGCCTGGGGCCGAAAACCAGCCAGCAGGCGATCCAGTTCGCCCAGAACATGAAAACCTATGGCACCAGCCAGAACGAAAACCTGGAACTGGTGCGCGACGCGATGTCGATCTTTGGCGATCTGCACCACGCGGAAATGGTCGCGCCCACCCTGGCCAAGATGAAGTTTGCCAACACGGCATTCTTCGGCAAGGAATCTGGCGAAGAGAACGAGCGCATTTTCATGGATTTGCTCAAAGTCATCGAGCAGCGCGGCGGTACGGCCAGCTCGGAGAAATTCCACGACCAGGCCAACATGATGCAAAAAGTCATCACGGCAACGGGCGGGCGCGTGGGGCCGACGGAATGGCTGAACTTCATCAAGACGGGCGGCATCGCCGCCAAGATCATGGACGACAAGCAGTTCTATTACCAGATGGAACCGCTGGTGCAGGAAGTCGGCGGCCACCGCGCCGGCACGGCCCTGATGTCTGGCTATACGAACTTGTACCAGGGGCGCACCACTAAACGCGCCGTCAGCAACATGGAAAAACTAGGGCTGATTAAAGATCGTGGTCAGGTCAAGCACGACACGGTTGCGCAATCTGCCACCCTTGGCCCCGGTGCCCTGCTGGGCAGTGACATTTTCCGACGCAGCCAATTTGAATGGCTGGAGCAGGTGCTGTTGCCACAACTGGAAAAGAAAGGCATCACTGATCCCAAGCAAATCGAGGACACCATCGGCAGTTTGTTTTCAAACCGCACGGCCGGCAACCAGTTTCTGGACATGTTCCGCCAGCGCATCCAGATGCACAAGAACGCCAAGCTAAACGAAGGCGCGTATGACATCGAGCAGATTTATGACCTGGGCAAGCAGCAGGCCGGCGGCGCTGAACTGGAGGCGACAGCCAGACTGGCCAACCTGAAACTGACCATGGGCGAAAAAATCCTGCCGCTGTACGCGCAGGGACTGGAAATGGCGATCAGCGCCATTACGCGCCTGAATGCCTTCATGGAGCGCAACCCGACCGTGGCCAAGGTCATGATCGCCGGCTTTGCCGTGCTGGCTGGACTGCTGCTGGTGCTCGGCCCGCTGATGCTGGGCATTGCCGCCCTGATTGGCCCGTATGCCATGCTGCACGTCATGTTCGCCAAGATGGGCGTGACGGGCGGCGTGCTCACGCCCATCTTGCGCAACCTGGGCGGCGCCTTCATGTGGGCCGGGCGTGCCGTGTTGTGGCTGGGCCGTGCCTTCATGCTCAACCCGATTGGCCTGGCCATCACTGTCATCGCCGGCGCCGCCTACCTGATCTATAAGTACTGGGAGCCGATCAAGGGTTTCTTTACTGGCATCTGGTCGCACGTCAAAACGGCGTTTGCCGGCGGCATTGGCGGCGTCAGCGCCTTGATCGCCAACTGGTCGCCGCTGGGCCTCTTCTATCGCGCCTTCGCGGGCGTGCTGGGCTGGTTCGGTATCGCACTGCCGGCCAAGTTCACTGACTTCGGCGCCAGCATCCTGCAGCGCATCATCGCATCCTGGGCGCCCATTTCCGCCTTCTTTACCGACATCTGGTCGCGCCTGCGCACAGTCTGTGCCGGCGGCATGGGCAGTATCACGGCCCTGATTATCAACTGGTCACCCGTTGGCGTGTTTTACCAGGCCTTCGCGGGCGTCATGAGCTGGTTCGGCATCAAGCTGCCGGCCCAGTTCACCGAGTTCGGCGCCAATATCCTGCGCGGCCTGGTCAACGGCATCACAGGTTCCATGGGCGCCGTAAAGGACGCCATCAGCAATGCCGGTTCCAGCACCATTGCCTGGTTCAAGGAAAAGCTGGGCATCCACAGCCCGAGCCGCGTGTTTGCCCAGCTCGGCGACTACACCATGCAAGGCCTGGCCGTGGGCCTGGACCGCAGCGAGGGCGCGCCGATTGCCAAGGTATCGGGCCTGGCGCAGCGCCTGACGCAGTTGGGCGCCGGCATCGCCATCGGCACGGCAACCACCCTGCCCGCCAGCGCCTTCGACATGCGCGCCCCGCTGTCCCAGGGCGGGTTCGGCTCCGGCATGACCATTCAGGGCGACAAGATCGAAATCACCATCCAGGCGCAAGCCGATTCCGATCCGCAGGCCATCGCGCGCGCCGTGTATGCGGCCATGGAACAACGCGACCGCGAAAAGGCGGCGCGCATCCGCTCATCCCTGCGCGACCACGATTAAAAAAGAAAGCACACCATGATGATGATTTTAGGCATGTTCGTCTTCAGCCTGCCCACGCTGGCGTATCACGAGCTGCAGCGACAAACGGAATGGAAGCACGCCAGCACGGCCCGCGTGGGCTTGCGCGACGCGCACCAATACGTGGGGCCCGGCGACGACACCATCACCCTATCGGGCTGGGTGGCACCGGAACTGACCGGCTCCCTGTATTCGCTCGATGCGCTGCGCATGATGGCCGACACCGGTAAATCGTGGATTCTGATCCAGGGCACGGGCCGCATTCTCGGCTCCTACCGCATTACCAGCATGACGGAAGGCCGCACCATCCTGGACGGCAGCGGTGGCGCGCGCCGCGTCGAATTCTCAATTGCGCTCAAGCGCGACGACGACGGCGTGCTGGCCATGGTGGGCCTGGGCGACATCGGCGACCTGAAAAACATGCTCAGCATCGACGGCATGACCAGCAGCATTGCCGGCGCGGCCAGGAATGCCGTAGGCAGCGTGGTGGGCAATGTGGTCGGCGGCATCACCTCAAAATACGGCGGCGTGGTCAGCGAGATGAAAGACAAGATCGGCAGCAGCATCAGCGGCGCCATCGGCAGCGCGGCGGACAAGTTCAAATGAGCGAGCACATCCCCGCTTTCAAGGTCAGCATCGAGGACAAGGATTTGACGGCCATCGTGTCGCCGCGGCTGATTAATCTGACCTTGACCCTGTGCCGTGGCGACGAGAGTGACCAGCTCGATATTGCACTGGATGACAGCGACGGCAAGCTGGCCCTGCCGCCGCGCGGCGCGCAGATCGCCCTGGCGCTGGGCTGGCAAGCGTCCGGCCTGGTGGACATGGGGAAGTTCACCGTGGACGAGGTGGAGCACAGCGGCGCGCCCGACACCATCACCCTGCGCGCCAGGTCGGCCAACCTGATCGACACGTTCAAACAGCAGCAGGAGCACAGCTTTCACAAGACCACCCTGGGTGCCATCATCGAGGCCATCGCCTTTCGCAACGAGCTGGCGTCGGGCGTGTCGGCGCGCCTGCGCGATACCGCCGTCGAGCACGTCGACCAGACCCACGAAAGCGATGCGTCCTTCCTGCGCCGGCTGGGCAGGAAATACGACGCGGTGGCCACCATCAAGAATGACACTTTGCTCTTCATTCCCATCAACCAGAGCCGCACCGCCAGCGGCAAGGCGCTGCCCGTCATCCCCATCACGCGCGCCCTGGGCGACGGCCACCGCTACCACAGCGCCGAAAGCGACGCCTACACGGGCGTGCGCGCCTTCTGGCATGACGAGCGCTACGCGCGCCGCCGCAGCGTGGTGGCGGGCGTGCCCGGCAATAGCAAGCGCCTGCGCACCACCTTCGCCAACGAAACGGACGCGCGCGCGGCGGCCGTGGCCGAATGGCAGCGTATCCTGCGCGGCCTGGCCACCTTTGAAATGAGCCTAGCCCTGGGCAACCCGGCCGTGTTCCCGCAATCGCCCGTCACCGTGACAGGATTCAAGCCCGAGATCGACGCGACCGAATGGCTATCGGTCAAGGTCACGCACAGCCTGGGCGGCTGCGGCTTTACCACGCGGGTGGAATTTGAAACGAAGACGGAAGCGGTCGAGGCAGAACGCGAGGACGAGAAAGACCCGGACGAAGGAATCACGGGCGTGGTGGCCAAGTGGAAGGACGTGGCGAGGAAAAAGAAACAGACAGGCCAGGAAAGGGCGGGATCAGCGGGTAATCTCAAAACGTTAGAGCACCTCTATACGACCAAGCAGAATGCAGAAAGCGCCGTCAAAAAGGCATGGAACCACATTGTGGAAGTACGAGATATCATCCGCGAAAACAGCGAGGAGCCTTGGAAACCTCCGCAAATAGCAGTCGGCGTAGAAGGAGCATGACCGCGCGCCAATTACATCCGCTCAGCGACTACTTTCATCCATACAGTCCACGATTGATAAATTCCCATATGGAAAACTCTTATTTGAACATACCAATCCAAATCTTTACTACTGCAATTAGAGAAGAAATAAAACCAATACAAACCAAAAAAAAACCCAAAAGAATCCGACAAATATTTCATAACAAAAAAACCCAACACACCCAGAAAAACCCCTAAAAAACCAATCTTATTTCCGCTATTTTTTCTCTCATTCACCATAATGCAGACCCTTACGAAAAATACTATCAATTCCTAAAAAATTTTTAACTATTCTACGAATGGAAAGTTCCAGAATGTCGTATTACCGGACCTGACACCGAAGCTGTTAGTGGGCGCCATTACATCCGCTCAGCGGCTGCTTTCGCCCCATTGCGGACATTGATACTTAAATTTTATGAGTGTTCGAACGGTCGTCCAGTTCATTGTTCCGTACAACTGGACGAACGAGATAGGCTGTAATGCCGACGGTAAGGCCAGCAGCGATTGCACCTAGCGCTGTGCGAGTCGGCGCATCCAGAAACATTATGTAGGGCACACCGCACCCGGCAATACAGGTGGCCAGCAGCAGCAGAGAATCATATTTGCGCAAGAGTATGAGCAATGGCAGGCCCACCAGTGCCAAACCCGCAAATGACATCGGAACAGCGAGTAGTACGGAAAAAAGAAGTCCGACCCCGACATCAGACGCGATACCTGCATCGGAGCTTCCGATACCTGCCAATGTGACTGCTGGGATACTCGACAGCGGCGCCAAAAACAAGGATTTCATAGGGAAGGGTTTGATCTTCATGGGTCTTCCTGTGGTTTTTTGTCTGCTTCTGGCCGGTTGCCGTCCTTGGCAGGTTTCAGCCAAGACTCAACTACCCGAAGCTCTGATGGCCATAGGCTCCGGCCAGGTTAGTACCGGAGTAAAATCGAACTTCCAAACGTCGACTTCGAACGGCAAACCACTTTCGTCGAGGTTCAGAATCGCCGAAACCAAGACGCCGTCAGTATCTTCAAATTCACATGCAGCAATAGTTGCACCATATCGCCTGGCATTAGCTTCGGAAGCAAATTTCAAAGACCCCATTCCGCCGTCATCCATCGAACTGACCAACAGCTCAGCTGGATTTTCCAAGCGTCCTGAAGCGCGAAACAAGAAATCGATAACCGGCAGTTCATGTGGATAAATTAGTCTCATAGCATCACGTAGAAATATTCAGCGGCCGCTCTTGGCCGGATGCCGTCGTTGGCTGCTTGCGCCCCAAAACGGTCACTCGTGTTTGCCTGGGGCGGCGTCAGTTAGAAGCATGTTTGGCAAGTCGGGGCGATCATCTAATTGAACCCTGGACAGGCATGACTGTCCCCTATTCTTTGACTCCGCTTTAACGATTCTTTAGCAATCGCCTCTCGCAGCATACCAAGTTGAGCTCGGAGAAATTGATCTATTATGCCTTCCATAGAATCACTTTTTGTAAGGTAAAACAGCGTAGAACTTGACGAAACCAATCGGCAAATCCCTGCGAAACCTAGAGCATCCATCTCAACAGGGTCGAGATTCAAAGTGATAAGAGTGACAGTTTGCTCCCGAATTGCCTTAAGCACTCTGCGACTTGTATCGATATCCGCGTTGCGAGTTGACTCGAAATAAAGGTTGATAAGCCCCCCGGTGGTCGCTGCGACTGCCGAGGCGGTTGAAACACTACGAGCTGCTTCTGATCTCTGCTCCAATGCATAGCATGAAGTGAATCCCACGACCGCGCCCAGTATTGCCGTTGCGACTAGTTTTTTATTCGTAATCATGAGTTTATTAAAATTTCCGAGGGCATACCGTTTGCAACGGCGGCTTCTGGCTGACGTCCGTCGTTGGCAGGTTCCGCCCCAAAGCGGCCGGTCAGCCACAGGGTCAAATTTACGACAGGTCCACTTCGACTGAGTACTGATGGGAGCACGAGGCGCTCAAGAATTCATTCCATGCAACCACCGCTTGACGGAATTCCGTCAAGCTGAAAAGACCATCTGCCGTGGCTTCATCCTCAATTAAAATGGTAACTTGCGCACCTTGATCGGTAAAATTTACTTCGGTGTCGTTAAGCCCGAATGCCGTTTCTTTCGACTGCCCAGCTTGGACTGCATCCAGCAGTGCGAGAGCGTTCGCACAATCTTCCGGGGCGTGCATTGTCATGAAAAGAGCCGAGCAGAGATATCGATCATAGCGGTCACCGCCCTCAACAACACAAGTTGGAAACTGATGCCAGACCTGCCCGATGATGGGGTGCATGCCGCCATCCATACACTTGAATATTAAGATCATCTGTTGTACTGAGAATGTTTTTTCGTGACTTTTTTGATGGGACGTCTACTTTCAGTCGGGAGTTCTTGCCCGCTACCCTGACGGCAGCTTTTGGCCGATTGCCGTCATCGACAGACTCCGTGCTAAAGCAAACGCTTTGAATGAAAAAGATCAAAACCCACCACTGAGGAATTCAGATGCTTAAATCCAGGCGACTGATTTCGAAATCGACGTGACCGACGCATAATGCACCCATGTCGATAAAAAATCCTTGTACCTCGACCAGACCGTCCCCGTGATCGAGTACACGCCCCCGCCCACGATACGCGTAATGACCGGTACGTTCAATCCACTCCGTAGACAATGCCTCTTTTTCGCTTTCTGGCCAGTCAGTCAGGTACGTGGCGTGGACATCTGCATCCAGAACCGATAAGCGATTTTCGATAACGTCGCCTGCTGTTAAGCTGCAAGGATGACAAAACACGACGAGTTCACCTTGCTCGCTGCGCAGAGTAACTGACGCGGCTTCTTCATCTGGCGGATCGACCAAAACTACAGTGAGCTTGTCCATTTTTCAGGTTACCTTGTATATTTTAAGGATGAGATAGAAGGAAGGCCGCTTCTGGCCGAACCCGGCCGCTCGCCTCAGCATATCAGATTGCCAAACGGAAAATTCCTTAGGCTCGCTCGATAGGCTGCATCCGCCCCAAAGCAGACGTGATCGCGTCACCACCATTTGCCGAACTGGTTGAGCGCTGAATACAGCGCAAGCATTGACCCGGCATTGATCTTCAGACGAATTGCGATGCAGTCGCCATCTTGTGACTGCCTTTCCGAACGAGGATTGATCGTTAGATACTCCTGAGATGAATGCCGTTCGAAGTGAAGTACTGGGTACTCGCTCATGTCATTCAGTCCTGCGTCACGGCCGTCACGGAGTTCACTTTCGAATTGAATGAGGGCTTCGTACTCAAACCAACGGTGCTCGGCAGTCCAGTTGCAACTCTGGCTTCCACTTGAATACTCAACTTCAAGCCGGACCTGGACGCCAATATCTATCGGGTCTACTTCTGCAAACCAAAGCTGGAACTTGAGTGGTCCTTCAGCGAAAGCTACGTCGGCAGCCATCTGAATCCTTTCTTGGGTGTGCTAATCTCGGGCTATCGCAGTGGCCGCCTCTGGCCGGTTGCCGTCGTTGGCAGGTTACGCCCCATAGCGGACAGCCCTAATTCGTGTCAAACGCCAACTCTTCGAAGTCTTGGAGTAAATGTGCACCGCAAATAGCTTCACCACTCTGATAGGCCTTGAGAGAATCATCCAATATTCGCTGTAGCGCTTGCATCTTTTCTGCTGCGACAGTCCCAACCAAATATTTCAAGCCTTGATGCAGCTCTTCGAATGCAGTTGCCAAGTTCATTTGTTCTTCTGGGTGTAGAAAATCAAATTCGCGAAATTTATTCGGTGCGCTAACTATTACAACAGATAGAAAATTTAAATAGTCCTGGGAGTTATTTATTCGTTTCATTTTTTTGTTCGTATAGTTGTACCAAGTAAGACGTGTCCAGCGTCCAGAGGCTGCTTCTGGCCGGTTGCCGTCATTGGCAGGTTCCGCCCCATTGCGGACGTTGGCCACTATTGAGGATCATCGTGTATATGCCACGATTTAGCCTGAGATACATAGGTTAGAAACGGGTTTTGCTCGCAATTTTCAGGGGTGATGTCCGCAGGAAGTTCTAGAGTCTCAGCCAGGTTTTCGACGAATGACAGGACTTGCTCATGCTGCAAGAGTCCAGTAACTTCCTTCGGTGAGATATCGAGTTCTAACTGCTCGGGGATGAAGAAATGACAGCAGATTACAACCGGGCCATCCAACAGAATCGACAACAAATGCGAACCTTCACGATTCGCCAGAACGCTGCGCGATCCCGGAAATGGCAGCGCAGCCCCAGCAAAGCTGTACGTGCATTCGTATTGGTTGAGCAGTCGGTCGAAGCGATCCCAGTGGATAGCTTCAGTATTCCGCACGTAGACGTCTCGAAGCGATCCATCTCGTTGCCATAGTCCTGCTATATCGTTGAAGTTCGGTCTCATGCTGGCCGCTAGCTGTCGAGTTGGTCCAAAAATTCAATACCACCTAAACGGTAGCCTTTTAGGATATCGAGGACTACTGTTCCGAATATCTCATGCTCAATCAAAATATTACTCTCGAATTGCCACAAAGAGCCTTGCTCGTTCGGTCTCGCGCGAGAGACATAGCGCACATAAGCCGTACTTTCCCATTGTCCATCGCTACAGTTCTCCAGCGCGGCAGGCAGCCACTCGAACT
It encodes the following:
- a CDS encoding phage tail protein, which gives rise to MMMILGMFVFSLPTLAYHELQRQTEWKHASTARVGLRDAHQYVGPGDDTITLSGWVAPELTGSLYSLDALRMMADTGKSWILIQGTGRILGSYRITSMTEGRTILDGSGGARRVEFSIALKRDDDGVLAMVGLGDIGDLKNMLSIDGMTSSIAGAARNAVGSVVGNVVGGITSKYGGVVSEMKDKIGSSISGAIGSAADKFK
- a CDS encoding phage major tail tube protein produces the protein MGLPRKLKNFNLFQNGVSFMGMVPEVTLPKLSRKMEEYRAGGMSGPVSVDFGNEALSLEWSGGGLIAEALKQYGAHTHGAVQLRFAGAYQEDDDGTVAAVEVVVRGRYKEIDMGGAKMGDDTTHKYTMACSYYKLLIDGATIIELDFMSGTENFGGGDTNAAIRKAIGL
- a CDS encoding GpE family phage tail protein → MADIAGVFHWTPAAMDGFTIDELMAWRERARQRSGAE
- a CDS encoding phage tail protein produces the protein MKLQVVFAALDKITGPLKKIMGGSSDTAKALKATSDRLRDLNAQQKNISKFRELHGGLDATRTKLEAAQQKVASLATKMKQAEAPTRAMTREFNAATKAAGALKTAGQQQAQQLQVMRERLAGAGIGTKDLANHERTLRREIEATNKTMTLQQQKLANAAAKQQRVTNATQHADKLRSKAGNIAMAGAGATAAGAVMAMPIAKGLHEAKHYQLEKARVNALGLGPKTSQQAIQFAQNMKTYGTSQNENLELVRDAMSIFGDLHHAEMVAPTLAKMKFANTAFFGKESGEENERIFMDLLKVIEQRGGTASSEKFHDQANMMQKVITATGGRVGPTEWLNFIKTGGIAAKIMDDKQFYYQMEPLVQEVGGHRAGTALMSGYTNLYQGRTTKRAVSNMEKLGLIKDRGQVKHDTVAQSATLGPGALLGSDIFRRSQFEWLEQVLLPQLEKKGITDPKQIEDTIGSLFSNRTAGNQFLDMFRQRIQMHKNAKLNEGAYDIEQIYDLGKQQAGGAELEATARLANLKLTMGEKILPLYAQGLEMAISAITRLNAFMERNPTVAKVMIAGFAVLAGLLLVLGPLMLGIAALIGPYAMLHVMFAKMGVTGGVLTPILRNLGGAFMWAGRAVLWLGRAFMLNPIGLAITVIAGAAYLIYKYWEPIKGFFTGIWSHVKTAFAGGIGGVSALIANWSPLGLFYRAFAGVLGWFGIALPAKFTDFGASILQRIIASWAPISAFFTDIWSRLRTVCAGGMGSITALIINWSPVGVFYQAFAGVMSWFGIKLPAQFTEFGANILRGLVNGITGSMGAVKDAISNAGSSTIAWFKEKLGIHSPSRVFAQLGDYTMQGLAVGLDRSEGAPIAKVSGLAQRLTQLGAGIAIGTATTLPASAFDMRAPLSQGGFGSGMTIQGDKIEITIQAQADSDPQAIARAVYAAMEQRDREKAARIRSSLRDHD
- a CDS encoding phage late control D family protein, coding for MSEHIPAFKVSIEDKDLTAIVSPRLINLTLTLCRGDESDQLDIALDDSDGKLALPPRGAQIALALGWQASGLVDMGKFTVDEVEHSGAPDTITLRARSANLIDTFKQQQEHSFHKTTLGAIIEAIAFRNELASGVSARLRDTAVEHVDQTHESDASFLRRLGRKYDAVATIKNDTLLFIPINQSRTASGKALPVIPITRALGDGHRYHSAESDAYTGVRAFWHDERYARRRSVVAGVPGNSKRLRTTFANETDARAAAVAEWQRILRGLATFEMSLALGNPAVFPQSPVTVTGFKPEIDATEWLSVKVTHSLGGCGFTTRVEFETKTEAVEAEREDEKDPDEGITGVVAKWKDVARKKKQTGQERAGSAGNLKTLEHLYTTKQNAESAVKKAWNHIVEVRDIIRENSEEPWKPPQIAVGVEGA